A stretch of Lachancea thermotolerans CBS 6340 chromosome D complete sequence DNA encodes these proteins:
- the CCS1 gene encoding copper chaperone CCS1 (similar to uniprot|P40202 Saccharomyces cerevisiae YMR038C CCS1 Copper chaperone for superoxide dismutase Sod1p involved in oxidative stress protection Met-X-Cys-X2-Cys motif within the N-terminal portion is involved in insertion of copper into Sod1p under conditions of copper deprivation), with protein sequence MTSPTSEDSFEATYAVDMHCNGCVEDIKSCLAGIPNLSLDFHVPKKLLAVKGTAAPSVIISTLQKCGRDAIIRGTGKPNSAAVSILETFEPVADSDTPVRGLARIVGVSDTKTWVDITLNGLPQPGKYYASVRECGDISKGAQSTGGPVYKFDEPIDCSSPSDLGKNLYSGQAFLSAPLRVWELVGRSFMVTSDPQHRAGHGYEICGVLARSAGVWENDKQVCACSGKSVWQERKDALEHNIQH encoded by the coding sequence ATGACATCTCCGACTTCTGAAGactcttttgaagccaCATATGCGGTGGACATGCACTGCAATGGATGCGTGGAAGACATCAAATCATGTCTGGCAGGCATCCCAAACCTCTCATTGGACTTCCACGTCCctaaaaagcttttggcagTAAAGGGCACAGCGGCTCCTTCTGTCATCATCTCGACGCTACAGAAGTGTGGGCGCGATGCCATCATAAGGGGCACAGGGAAGCCTAACAGCGCGGCAGTTTCGATTCTCGAAACATTCGAGCCCGTGGCTGATAGCGATACCCCTGTGAGAGGATTGGCGCGGATTGTGGGTGTGAGCGATACGAAAACGTGGGTTGACATCACGCTCAATGGACTGCCTCAACCCGGAAAATATTATGCATCGGTAAGGGAGTGTGGAGACATTTCCAAGGGCGCTCAGTCTACGGGAGGGCCGGTGTACAAATTTGACGAGCCTATCGACTGCAGCTCTCCTAGTGACCTGGGCAAAAATCTCTACAGCGGACAGGCATTTTTGAGCGCGCCACTAAGGGTGTGGGAGCTTGTGGGACGCAGCTTCATGGTCACAAGCGATCCACAGCACCGGGCTGGGCATGGCTACGAGATCTGCGGCGTGCTTGCGCGCAGCGCAGGTGTGTGGGAAAACGACAAACAGGTCTGCGCATGCAGCGGCAAGTCAGTTTGGCAGGAGCGTAAGGACGCTCTGGAGCACAACATCCAGCACTGA
- the MIH1 gene encoding putative tyrosine protein phosphatase MIH1 (some similarities with uniprot|P23748 Saccharomyces cerevisiae YMR036C MIH1 Protein tyrosine phosphatase involved in cell cycle control regulates the phosphorylation state of Cdc28p homolog of S. pombe cdc25), with protein sequence MSDPKIFVRKAKRTTLQEGGNFLKNINLLVGINRRKSGKSRAARGGDAPGLNHPQSNLQQNETEKTTFAADSVFGAQVLHISSENSSTSCEEDDEEKGEGEGESCNSPVVRQPFFPILDSPSEDVFEHSMRLKPQRAPAPFLARIGNERANSASLAAIKNSDGFNLRSRPLKRQPSGVKKEHATSQVAKGQLRRIHSMYASQKEVSKGLEVPKMRSLEEPEAECDIECPAYESKLERSGIPHYFDNKTDDNLPRISVETLVNIMDGDVKKQYDTVHIVDCRFEYEYQGGHIGDAINISSQTSLESVFIHNRKNYCKSHLPSLVIFHCEFSSYRGPIMASHLRNCDRMLNYDNYPKLHYPDILIVEGGYKSFFEKYSHRCFPRRYIEMGSQDHIDKCESEMEKFRRNSKRVATKSNSLHSLNKGNVTSRASTPFRSEFASRNQSCFSDYKKHDRPGLSHYTTKSNLSFRYEAPPKLTLSQFSMNSGSGSPSSVSSSAASSRALLLDELQDDLESSDFDNISFEENEHPHTYCGGTDPVLALNSPKASLLSSIFQEEEVDSRYPSKQLANATTK encoded by the coding sequence ATGAGCGATCCCAAGATCTTTGTTAGGAAGGCTAAGCGAACTACTTTGCAGGAAGGAGGAAATTTTCTGAAGAACATAAATCTCTTGGTTGGAATAAATCGTCGGAAGAGTGGTAAAAGCAGAGCAGCTAGAGGGGGAGATGCCCCTGGGCTAAACCACCCACAATCGAATTTGCAACAAAACGAAACAGAGAAAACTACTTTTGCTGCGGACAGCGTGTTTGGGGCCCAAGTGCTACACATTAGCTCAGAGAATTCAAGTACATCATGCGAagaggatgatgaagaaaaaggagaaggagagGGCGAGTCGTGTAACTCGCCCGTGGTGAGACAGCCTTTCTTCCCAATACTGGACTCTCCTTCTGAAGATGTTTTCGAGCACAGCATGCGTCTTAAGCCACAAAGAGCCCCTGCACCATTCTTAGCTCGCATAGGCAATGAAAGGGCTAATAGCGCGTCCCTTGCAGCAATCAAGAATAGCGATGGCTTTAACTTGCGCTCCAGACCGTTAAAGCGACAGCCAAGCGGtgtcaagaaagagcaTGCAACAAGCCAGGTCGCTAAAGGACAATTAAGAAGAATCCACTCTATGTATGCCTCCCAGAAGGAAGTTTCGAAAGGGTTAGAGGTTCCCAAAATGAGGTCGCTTGAAGAACCCGAAGCTGAATGTGATATCGAGTGTCCTGCGTACGAGTCAAAACTCGAGCGAAGCGGTATACCTCACTATTTCGACAACAAAACTGATGATAACTTACCCCGAATAAGTGTTGAGACGCTGGTCAATATAATGGACGGCGATGTGAAGAAGCAATATGACACAGTTCACATAGTTGACTGCCGCTTTGAGTACGAGTATCAGGGCGGTCACATTGGTGACGCTATCAATATAAGCTCCCAAACATCTTTGGAATCAGTTTTCATCCACAATAGGAAAAACTATTGCAAAAGCCACCTTCCATCACTAGTGATTTTTCACTGCGAGTTCAGCTCATATCGGGGACCTATCATGGCTTCACACTTGCGCAACTGTGACCGCATGTTGAACTATGACAACTACCCAAAGTTGCATTATCCAGACATCCTTATTGTTGAAGGAGGATACAAATCTTTCTTCGAAAAGTACAGCCATCGTTGTTTTCCACGCCGGTATATCGAAATGGGTTCTCAAGATCATATTGATAAATGCGAGTCTGAAATGGAAAAGTTTCGGAGAAATTCCAAGCGCGTCGCAACGAAATCTAATTCTTTGCATTCGCTAAATAAAGGCAACGTTACATCTAGAGCATCAACGCCCTTCAGGTCGGAATTTGCATCCAGAAACCAGTCGTGCTTCTCTGATTACAAAAAGCACGATCGACCCGGCCTGTCGCATTACACTACTAAAAGCAACCTCTCGTTCAGGTACGAAGCTCCACCGAAGCTAACATTGTCACAGTTTAGCATGAACAGTGGTAGTGGTAGCCCCTCGAGCGTCAGTAGCAGCGCTGCGAGTAGCCGAGCACTTTTACTGGACGAGCTCCAGGATGACTTGGAAAGCTCAGACTTTGATAATATTAGCTTCGAGGAGAACGAGCATCCTCACACATATTGCGGTGGCACAGACCCCGTTCTTGCATTAAACAGCCCTAAAGCATCCCTTTTGAGTTccatctttcaagaagaagaggtggATAGCAGATACCCAAGCAAACAACTTGCGAACGCTACAACCAAATAA
- the MNR2 gene encoding putative Mg(2+) transporter MNR2 (similar to uniprot|P35724 Saccharomyces cerevisiae YKL064W): MSDPRELESAPLLGQSKARKAKSKKSGSKKRKRKSAFKGSAASAVVEPQNLHVEDSKHHEFNSNDFDKTDSWGILHEGSEEDSGAATRNTSSSDVALASHFPHSYFDHRPSIAVMEAINSSGTLKRGRRPSTARAHGSGTGAQVTKGMLPQMSPRDAERWARCAKDSHAQGASVARSQGSDVVIDVDELMNHVTRNNHLSQSSAQSPSTLSPRHSSGGYNSQPSSRRTSNSSSLKDVCLPMDDEDSEGPKLWPDISVLEEYSKEETERLRRQAVEDAENFHFQYDDEEDYEDNNNNDGVLFSKPIVTNIDVPELGNTRINEAEHMKTGRLRPKKITPWHLRRKGSIIPGFSGQTDAKNVKLVSQTSRKGQDDFLVGSNIQYPPHIVSNNPEHFRFTYFREDLDSTIHSPTISGLLQPGQKFEELFVSSIYAGSNHEATPSETKSSTPVQQTPLQRLSTRQSGSIEIDDVPPFWLDVSNPSEEEMKVLSKAFGIHPLTTEDIFLGEVREKVELFKDYYLVCFRSFDIVAERHTRKKKQQQDSSSSINDHENTKKWLPKFLRSRRRSSTNKTVSSSDPSYRSKVRKEIEENEKYKRKSGDRRRPRGGELEPLNVYIIVFRTGVLTFHFAPTPHPINVRRRARLLKDYLNVTADWIAYALIDDITDAFAPMIEIIEDEVHDIEEYILKMNQSDDSSSDDDSSDEETFERGYSSIDRYPKRGSVVNENASLSSLSRSSRSSTSTFDANIIGWKRKGDMLRRIGECRKRVMSIIRLLGSKADVIKGFAKRCNEHWEVAPRSEIGMYLGDIQDHIVTMVSSLNHYEKLLSRSHSNYLAQINIDMTKVNNDMNDVLGKITILGTVVLPMNIITGLWGMNVLVPGQNTDSLTWFTCITTSMLVFAYIAYVYTKRRFGF; encoded by the coding sequence ATGAGCGACCCTCGCGAGCTGGAAAGCGCGCCTTTGTTGGGGCAAAGCAAAGCGCGGAAAGccaagagcaagaaaagcggCAGTAAAAAGCGCAAGCGGAAGTCGGCTTTCAAGGGCTCCGCAGCATCAGCAGTCGTTGAGCCACAGAACTTGCACGTCGAGGACTCCAAGCACCACGAATTTAACTCAAATGACTTCGACAAGACCGATTCGTGGGGCATCCTGCACGAAGGGAGTGAAGAAGACTCTGGTGCCGCTACAAGGAACACGTCGTCGTCGGACGTGGCGCTGGCGTCGCACTTCCCACATTCCTACTTTGATCACAGGCCCTCCATCGCTGTAATGGAGGCGATCAACTCGTCGGGCACACTGAAGCGTGGGCGGCGGCCCAGCACCGCACGCGCTCATGGGTCTGGTACTGGCGCACAAGTCACAAAAGGCATGCTACCGCAGATGTCTCCCAGAGACGCCGAACGGTGGGCGCGCTGTGCAAAGGATTCACACGCGCAGGGTGCTTCGGTTGCTCGCTCTCAGGGGAGCGATGTAGTTATCGACGTGGATGAGTTGATGAACCACGTGACTCGCAACAACCACCTAAGCCAGTCATCAGCACAGTCACCGTCGACCCTATCTCCACGCCACTCTAGTGGTGGGTACAATTCCCAGCCATCGTCGCGTAGAACTTCCAACAGCTCTTCATTGAAAGATGTTTGTTTGCCCATGGATGACGAAGACAGTGAGGGACCAAAACTGTGGCCTGACATATCGGTTTTGGAGGAATACTCCAAGGAGGAGACCGAGCGCCTTCGGAGACAAGCAGTAGAGGATGCCGAAAACTTCCACTTCCAATACGACGATGAGGAAGACTATGAGGACAATAACAACAATGACGGAGTTCTTTTCTCGAAACCAATAGTGACAAACATTGACGTACCCGAGCTAGGGAATACAAGAATTAACGAAGCAGAGCATATGAAGACTGGGCGGCTCAGACCCAAGAAGATAACCCCCTGGCATTTGCGCCGCAAAGGGTCTATAATTCCGGGGTTCTCGGGCCAGACAGATGCAAAGAATGTCAAGCTAGTTTCGCAAACATCCCGCAAAGGTCAGGATGACTTCTTAGTTGGCAGTAACATACAGTATCCACCTCACATTGTTTCCAACAACCCTGAGCATTTTAGGTTCACCTATTTCAGAGAGGACTTGGACTCAACGATTCACTCTCCCACCATTTCAGGTTTGCTCCAACCAGGCCAAAAGttcgaagaactttttgtttcttcaatttACGCAGGTAGCAATCACGAGGCTACTCCTAGCGAGACCAAGAGTAGCACCCCTGTCCAACAGACGCCACTACAACGGCTAAGTACGCGGCAGTCTGGCTCAATAGAGATAGACGATGTCCCTCCATTTTGGTTGGACGTTTCCAATCCAAGTGAAGAGGAAATGAAAGTTTTGAGTAAAGCATTCGGCATTCATCCTTTAACAACAGAGGATATTTTCCTTGGAGAAGTGCGCGAAAAGgttgagcttttcaaggactACTACCTTGTTTGTTTCCGGAGTTTTGACATTGTTGCCGAGCGGCACACTCGtaaaaagaagcagcaacaagactccagctcttctatAAACGACCACGAAAACACAAAGAAGTGGCTACCCAAGTTTCTACGCTCGCGTAGACGCTCTTCTACGAATAAAACGGTGAGTAGTTCCGACCCCAGCTATAGAAGCAAGGTTAGAAAGGAGATAGAAGAGAACGAAAAATACAAGCGCAAGTCAGGCGACCGTAGAAGACCTCGCGGCGGCGAGCTTGAGCCTCTGAACGTATACATTATTGTGTTCCGTACCGGTGTTCTCACATTCCACTTCGCACCAACTCCTCACCCCATCAACGTTCGCAGGAGAGCTcggcttttgaaggactACTTGAACGTGACGGCCGATTGGATTGCTTACGCGCTTATCGACGACATTACAGACGCCTTTGCACCTATGATCGAGATCATCGAAGATGAGGTTCATGATATCGAGGAATatattttgaagatgaacCAGTCAGATGATTCCTCTTCCGATGACGACAGTTCCGACGAAGAGACCTTCGAGCGCGGCTATTCGTCCATTGACAGATACCCAAAACGTGGCAGTGTGGTGAACGAAAATGCTTCACTGTCTTCACTTTCGCGGTCTTCGAGATCATCGACCTCCACTTTTGACGCGAATATCATAGGCTGGAAGCGCAAGGGGGATATGCTGAGACGTATTGGCGAGTGTCGCAAACGTGTCATGAGTATCATAAGGCTTCTGGGCTCCAAGGCAGATGTTATCAAGGGTTTTGCGAAGAGATGCAATGAGCACTGGGAGGTTGCCCCACGTTCCGAGATCGGTATGTACTTGGGTGATATTCAGGATCATATCGTGACAATGGTGTCCTCTCTTAACCACTacgagaagcttttgagcagatCTCACTCCAACTACCTGGCCCAAATCAACATCGATATGACCAAAGTCAACAACGACATGAATGATGTACTAGGCAAGATTACCATCTTAGGTACTGTTGTTCTTCCTATGAATATCATCACTGGTCTCTGGGGTATGAACGTTTTGGTTCCTGGGCAGAATACCGATTCGCTAACGTGGTTCACTTGCATCACGACATCGATGCTGGTTTTCGCCTACATTGCCTACGTGTACACCAAGAGAAGGTTCGGGTTTTAG
- a CDS encoding uncharacterized protein (similar to uniprot|P35725 Saccharomyces cerevisiae YKL063C): MQGGVRRKNDLLPRYRGQAHSKKQSFLTTPMKKVAVYVMLLIMMYLAIKTVFVDPQNAETKLEIESAVGRAGAGGDALEAQMDAADLQTNPKVSKERFNNEVVMQQETKNLENEKDFQKQKVPTKNTKQEVGNDVKAVKPQFENKEQPPVDEQARRINEKAPYKKTDKKSDKAVAEGGAAAAAANAL, from the coding sequence ATGCAAGGCGGGGTCAGGCGTAAGAATGATCTTCTACCCAGATACAGAGGCCAGGCGCACTCGAAAAAGCAGTCGTTTTTGACCACGCCCATGAAGAAAGTTGCCGTATACGTCATGCTGCTCATCATGATGTACTTGGCCATCAAGACAGTGTTCGTGGACCCACAAAACGCGGAAACCAAGCTGGAGATCGAGAGTGCAGTAGGccgcgcgggcgccggcggAGATGCGCTCGAGGCTCAGATGGATGCGGCAGACCTGCAGACCAACCCAAAGGTTTCCAAGGAGCGCTTCAACAACGAGGTAGTCATGCAGCAAGAGACCAAGAACCTGGAAAACGAGAAGGACttccagaagcagaaggTACCCACCAAGAATACTAAGCAGGAGGTTGGCAACGACGTCAAGGCGGTCAAGCCgcagtttgaaaacaaagagcaGCCGCCAGTAGATGAACAGGCCCGTCGGATCAACGAAAAGGCGCCGTACAAGAAAACCGACAAGAAGTCGGACAaggctgttgctgaaggGGGGGCTGCCGCAGCTGCGGCCAACGCATTATGA
- the ELM1 gene encoding serine/threonine protein kinase ELM1 (similar to uniprot|P32801 Saccharomyces cerevisiae YKL048C ELM1 Serine/threonine protein kinase that regulates cellular morphogenesis septin behavior and cytokinesis required for the regulation of other kinases forms part of the bud neck ring), whose product MNEFEVEVSKSSNTQLPTLIDSKGYAEGGDQVLAQSGFTDKYAVSYHQIIEQERALLDKRLRPVVKNTVHSDSKRKVGEYTLVRRIGKGQFGDVYMANTADGGYVAIKCVPKRPRKSQQYSMNQVLRQIRRQQSQGRRSLSSDEAILEMNVNKIRWEIFVASGFNHKNILGVIECLDSRDSKDIWIVLPFASLGELKWKRSSKPETLEQWDLTLRHKTSVTEFSEYVLRSLTAGLLYLWDQGCIHRDIKPSNILIDGSTGNIVLSDFGSSLLSPKKLLLEEPAMQKAYSEEVKKIVGTPAFIAPELCNFEENDSSLDGFKIDLWSLGVTIFCLLENRLPFWGENEFDTFQKIANNELPLSGDWLHDLVVSKLLRKDPTHRLSIKQLDSLLRNPKKESGMKKLVSRLRKISMKKKKGAKVPEASAGKAAIAVPSNVETSDVEFSDIESNISSAASLSDEPVQVPGFMDCRPPTDNGSPSVTASELSSRATPLELSPQQPSPLPVTPKHTTHDTSPSPIKIDTPLKNLIRAENTPEKAPSLSPMPVIKPQAQVSQQASRLASKGTLDFTKYLQSPSKVPKDCAPVGSTKASNSIEDIKRYLNFAES is encoded by the coding sequence ATGAATGAGTTCGAAGTGGAGGTCAGCAAATCCTCCAACACACAGTTGCCGACTCTCATTGACTCTAAGGGGTATGCCGAAGGCGGGGATCAAGTTCTTGCGCAGTCAGGCTTCACTGATAAGTATGCGGTCTCTTACCATCAGATAATTGAGCAAGAGAGAGCACTGTTGGATAAGAGGCTACGGCCGGTTGTCAAGAACACCGTGCACTCTGACTCTAAGCGCAAAGTCGGAGAGTACACTCTAGTAAGACGTATCGGGAAAGGGCAATTCGGTGATGTTTACATGGCAAACACTGCTGATGGGGGTTATGTCGCTATCAAATGCGTCCCCAAGAGGCCCAGAAAATCTCAGCAGTATTCTATGAATCAAGTTCTACGTCAAATCCGACGCCAGCAGTCGCAGGGCAGGAGATCGCTAAGTAGCGATGAGGCAATTCTTGAGATGAATGTTAACAAGATCCGCTGGGAGATCTTCGTAGCCAGCGGCTTCAACCATAAAAACATCCTCGGGGTTATAGAATGTCTCGACTCTCGTGACAGCAAAGATATATGGATTGTTTTACCCTTCGCAAGCCTGGGAGAGTTGAAGTGGAAAAGGTCGTCTAAGCCGGAGACTTTGGAGCAATGGGACTTAACATTGAGGCATAAAACTAGTGTCACAGAATTTTCAGAATACGTGCTTCGTAGCTTGACAGCAGGCCTACTGTACCTGTGGGACCAGGGCTGTATCCATCGTGATATAAAGCCCTCCAATATCCTTATTGATGGTAGCACCGGCAACATTGTGCTATCTGACTTCGGAAGTAGTCTGCTTTCCcccaagaagcttttacTGGAAGAGCCTGCTATGCAAAAAGCATACTCGGAGGAAGTAAAGAAGATTGTTGGAACCCCGGCTTTCATAGCGCCTGAGCTTTGCAACTTCGAGGAGAACGACTCGTCTTTGgatggcttcaaaattgatCTATGGTCGCTAGGCGTCACCATTTTCTGCCTCCTTGAAAACCGCCTTCCATTCTGGGGAGAGAACGAGTTCGAtactttccaaaaaattgCCAACAACGAGCTACCACTTTCAGGGGATTGGCTGCACGACCTTGTTGTTTCGAAGCTTCTAAGAAAAGATCCCACTCATAGACTTAGTATCAAGCAGCTTGACTCCCTTCTGCGAAACCCGAAGAAGGAGAGCGGTATGAAGAAGCTCGTATCTAGACTGAGGAAAATCAgtatgaagaagaaaaagggcGCCAAGGTACCAGAAGCCAGTGCTGGGAAAGCTGCTATAGCTGTACCTAGCAATGTTGAAACCAGTGATGTTGAATTTAGTGATATCGAATCGAATATTTCTTCCGCGGCGTCCCTTTCAGACGAACCAGTACAGGTACCGGGCTTCATGGATTGCCGGCCCCCAACTGACAACGGCAGTCCCTCAGTAACCGCTTCAGAGCTTTCCTCGAGGGCAACTCCTTTAGAGCTCTCTCCGCAACAACCTAGCCCTCTGCCGGTCACCCCAAAGCACACCACACATGACACGAGCCCGTCACCTATCAAGATAGACACTCCGCTCAAGAATCTCATTAGAGCTGAAAACACACCAGAGAAAGCTCCTAGCTTATCCCCCATGCCAGTCATAAAGCCTCAGGCTCAAGTCTCTCAGCAAGCAAGCCGGCTAGCATCGAAGGGTACTCTAGACTTCACGAAGTACCTTCAGTCCCCATCAAAGGTGCCCAAAGATTGTGCACCGGTAGGCTCAACAAAAGCATCGAACTCAATTGAGGACATCAAGAGATACCTGAATTTTGCAGAAAGCTAA
- a CDS encoding C2H2-type zinc finger protein (similar to uniprot|P33749 Saccharomyces cerevisiae YKL062W MSN4 Transcriptional activator related to Msn2p activated in stress conditions which results in translocation from the cytoplasm to the nucleus binds DNA at stress response elements of responsive genes inducing gene expression), translated as MSPLEPASARVTCHTALIKHSSSGLSHTPNTANPGRAPLHTRTTPFTQQHLHLDRAQTAGLQHAPMTAHQQQQYASQEELHTYSSNSLDIRNGFAARERGTPSAEPARPLHKQPSPTAVGELLALLDDQGTLVAAATPPHLDSRGFLTGEQMNEPAVELISEPGHALTGLPTEQISSSRPGPHAGPRTSLPTQVHTAEHERPSSGSRSRSSASARDSATILFDEALAALSPPEELQHLHTPQHLQPEQPCIDPNLLSNSNSYVDSGLQLDDSNVLEAFADQDESHSVLDEFTFSRRPSEPASRAFAPDLPARGSISYATDFWNLPSSGSKSGSERPAERLAGDSRLPASSGFRPTHKPHRSFAGVLPSSLGAARPPSVGVRSESLKPSGTSTSPFKIENELTQLLSDYNLSYSHQKATKFRTGSFNALTISRKSSLSEPQHRVQKQRASTSLVDGNNHDLISKLYDDMATPRPRLTNLSWENAIMSDDEEDEEDELAQPLKALGNSHADGAAGYNFNSNDILQQLESEAEPSNSKFIPPNLLVNDSNQAADNNAIDMTNLSSGSAGSNTLNPLQLSLTASTSPSSYNSNSNAKQRKATSFSKPSRNSKSSSPIEEDEKPFKCQECTKAFRRSEHLKRHIRSVHSTERPFHCSYCDKKFSRSDNLSQHLKTHKKHGDF; from the coding sequence ATGAGCCCGTTGGAACCAGCGTCGGCACGAGTAACGTGCCACACAGCGCTGATAAAACACTCGTCTTCTGGACTTTCACACACGCCTAATACTGCGAACCCAGGCCGAGCACCTTTGCACACGCGCACAACGCCCTTTACCCAACAGCATCTGCACTTGGACCGCGCCCAGACCGCCGGCCTGCAACACGCCCCTATGACCGctcaccagcagcagcagtacGCCTCACAGGAGGAGCTACACACATACTCCAGCAACTCGCTGGACATCCGCAACGGGTTTGcggcgcgcgagcgcggCACGCCCTCGGCGGAGCCCGCCAGACCGCTGCACAAACAACCGAGCCCGACGGCCGTGGGCGAGCTGCTGGCTCTGCTCGACGACCAGGGCACACTAGTCGCAGCAGCGACGCCACCGCACTTAGACAGCCGCGGCTTTCTCACAGGCGAGCAGATGAACGAGCCCGCGGTCGAGCTCATCAGCGAGCCAGGCCATGCACTTACCGGCCTTCCCACAGAACAAATCTCGAGCTCGCGGCCTGGCCCGCACGCCGGCCCGCGGACTTCTCTGCCGACCCAGGTACACACCGCTGAGCACGAACGGCCGAGCTCGGGCTCGCGTTCGAGATCCAGTGCCTCTGCACGCGATAGCGCGACTATACTTTTCGACGAAGCCCTCGCCGCACTCTCGCCGCCGGAGGAGCTCCAGCACTTGCACACGCCGCAGCACTTGCAGCCGGAGCAGCCGTGCATCGACCCTAATCTGCTGAGCAACTCAAATTCCTACGTCGACTCGGGGCTTCAGCTGGACGATTCCAACGTCCTCGAGGCCTTTGCAGACCAGGATGAGTCACACTCTGTCCTAGACGAGTTCACGTTTTCGAGAAGGCCCAGCGAACCTGCTTCCCGGGCCTTTGCTCCCGATCTTCCGGCGCGCGGTTCCATCTCGTATGCAACTGACTTTTGGAATCTGCCTAGCTCCGGGTCCAAGTCTGGTTCCGAGCGCCCCGCCGAGAGACTTGCGGGCGACTCCAGGCTTCCCGCGTCCTCTGGTTTTCGGCCCACCCACAAGCCCCACCGCTCCTTCGCTGGTGTTTTGCCTTCGTCTCTCGGGGCCGCCCGCCCTCCTAGTGTTGGAGTACGTTCGGAATCCCTGAAACCTTCTGGCACTTCTACGTCACCATTCAAGATCGAAAACGAGCTAACGCAACTGCTCAGCGACTACAATCTCAGCTATTcacatcaaaaagctaCAAAATTCAGGACCGGTTCCTTCAACGCTTTGACCATATCCCGCAAGTCTTCTCTTTCGGAGCCACAACACCGCGTTCAAAAACAGCGCGCTTCGACGTCCCTGGTGGATGGTAATAATCATGACCTAATATCAAAACTCTATGACGACATGGCCACCCCAAGACCTCGGCTCACCAACCTATCATGGGAAAACGCAATTATGTCcgacgatgaagaggacgaagaggacgagTTAGCGCAGCCACTAAAAGCACTTGGAAACAGCCATGCTGACGGAGCCGCCGGATACAACTTCAATTCTAACGACATCTTGCAGCAGCTAGAGTCCGAAGCAGAGCCAAGTAACTCCAAATTTATACCCCCAAACCTGCTGGTTAACGACTCTAATCAAGCTGCGGACAACAATGCGATTGACATGACAAACTTATCTTCCGGCTCCGCAGGTTCCAACACGCTCAATCCGCTGCAGCTGTCTCTTACCGCTTCCACTTCACCATCCTCGTACAACTCGAACTCCAACGCAAAACAGCGCAAGGCAACCTCATTCTCCAAACCCTCTCGAAATAGCAAGTCGTCTTCCCCAATcgaggaagacgaaaagCCTTTCAAATGCCAGGAGTGTACAAAGGCATTTCGGAGAAGCGAGCATCTGAAAAGACACATACGATCTGTCCACTCTACTGAAAGACCCTTCCACTGTTCTTATTGCGACAAGAAATTTAGCCGAAGTGACAACTTGTCTCAGCACCTAAAGACTCATAAGAAACATGGTGACTTTTAG